A genomic segment from Alistipes senegalensis JC50 encodes:
- a CDS encoding Mrp/NBP35 family ATP-binding protein: protein MEEKIKRLLTAVVHPETGQDIVTSGFIEHTAAANGKVTVVLRFAKARDPFAVKIKNQAEALLREAFPDAEVLVVVKEGGAAPRPEPKQNTTTGGIAKVIAVASGKGGVGKSTVTANLAVALRNMGFRVGILDADIYGPSQPKMFGVEGYVPEAVSEEGADRIVPAESMDIRLMSIGFFIKPTDALLWRGAMAVSALKQMIHQTRWGTLDFLLADLPPGTGDVHLSIIGELKIDAAVIVSTPQQIAVADVVRGVEMFRNENVNIPVAGIIENMAWFTPAELPENRYYIFGRGGARAFAERSGVDFLGEIPIVQSIMEGGEEGRPAAGIDPRVEEYYREIAEKVVSKVMKNG, encoded by the coding sequence ATGGAAGAAAAAATCAAACGCCTGCTCACAGCGGTCGTCCATCCCGAAACGGGGCAGGACATCGTTACGAGCGGATTCATCGAACATACGGCCGCCGCGAACGGGAAAGTCACGGTCGTCCTGCGCTTCGCCAAAGCCCGCGATCCGTTCGCGGTGAAGATCAAGAACCAGGCCGAAGCTCTTTTGCGCGAGGCTTTTCCGGACGCCGAAGTGCTGGTGGTCGTCAAGGAGGGCGGCGCCGCACCGCGCCCCGAACCCAAGCAGAACACCACGACGGGCGGCATCGCCAAAGTGATCGCCGTGGCTTCGGGCAAGGGCGGGGTAGGCAAGTCCACCGTCACGGCCAACCTGGCCGTCGCGCTGCGGAACATGGGGTTCCGAGTGGGCATCCTCGACGCCGACATCTACGGACCTTCGCAACCCAAAATGTTCGGGGTAGAAGGGTATGTTCCCGAAGCCGTCTCCGAGGAGGGTGCGGACCGCATCGTCCCGGCCGAGTCGATGGACATCCGGCTGATGTCGATCGGCTTCTTCATCAAACCCACCGACGCCCTGCTGTGGCGCGGAGCCATGGCCGTCAGCGCCCTGAAACAGATGATCCACCAGACCCGGTGGGGTACGCTGGACTTCCTGCTGGCGGATCTGCCCCCCGGCACGGGCGACGTGCACCTCTCGATCATCGGGGAGCTGAAGATCGACGCCGCGGTGATCGTCTCGACGCCGCAGCAGATCGCCGTGGCCGACGTTGTGCGCGGCGTGGAGATGTTCCGCAACGAAAACGTCAACATCCCCGTGGCGGGCATCATCGAGAACATGGCGTGGTTCACCCCCGCCGAGCTGCCCGAAAACCGCTACTACATCTTCGGCCGCGGCGGAGCCCGGGCTTTCGCCGAGCGGAGCGGGGTGGATTTCCTGGGCGAAATCCCCATCGTGCAGTCGATCATGGAAGGAGGGGAGGAGGGACGCCCTGCGGCCGGCATCGACCCCCGCGTCGAGGAGTACTACCGGGAAATCGCCGAAAAGGTGGTTTCAAAAGTGATGAAAAACGGTTGA
- the metG gene encoding methionine--tRNA ligase, with product MAKEFKRYLVTSALPYANGPVHIGHLAGVYIPSDIYTRYLRLKGCDVISVCGSDEHGVPITIKARKEGVTPQQIVDRYHALIKKSFEGLGMSFDIYSRTSSETHAETASAFFRKLYDEGKFIEKTSMQYYDEEAQTFLADRYIVGTCPKCGNDRAYGDQCEKCGSTLSPDELIEPHSAVSGSVPVKRETKHWYLPLDRYEEFLREWILEGHKEWKTNVYGQCKSWLDGGLQPRAVSRDLDWGIPVPVEGAEGKVLYVWFDAPIGYISATKDLTPDWEKYWKSEDTKMVHFIGKDNIVFHCIVFPSMLKAHGSYILPENVPANEFLNLEGDKISTSRNWAVWLHEYLEEFPGKEDVLRYVLCANAPETKDNDFTWKDFQARNNNELVAVLGNFVNRALVLTQKYYGGKVPACGELNDYDRQTISEVAAVKASLEANIENYRFREALKDAMNISRIGNKYLADTEPWKVIKNDPKRVETILNIALQITANTAIAIEPFMPFSAAKILGMLAVEKFGWERLGAMDLIPAGHTIGEPALLFEKIEDDVIQRQLDKLAATKAANEAAEMNQSVEPQKDTIQFDDFQKMDIRVSTILEAEKVAKTKKLLKLTVDTGIDKRVIVSGIAEHFTPEKLVGKQVLVLVNLAPRELKGILSNGMILMGEDASGKLRLLQPGEPTNNGAVVG from the coding sequence ATGGCAAAAGAGTTCAAACGCTACCTCGTGACATCCGCACTCCCTTACGCCAACGGCCCCGTGCACATCGGCCATCTGGCGGGAGTTTACATACCTTCGGACATCTACACCCGTTACCTGCGGCTCAAGGGCTGCGACGTGATTTCGGTCTGCGGGTCAGACGAACACGGCGTACCCATCACCATCAAGGCCCGCAAGGAGGGCGTCACGCCCCAGCAGATCGTGGACCGTTACCACGCGCTGATCAAGAAATCGTTCGAGGGGCTGGGAATGTCGTTCGACATCTATTCGCGGACCTCGTCCGAAACCCATGCCGAGACCGCTTCGGCCTTTTTCCGGAAACTCTACGACGAGGGCAAGTTCATCGAAAAGACCTCGATGCAGTATTACGACGAGGAGGCGCAGACCTTTTTGGCCGACCGTTATATCGTCGGTACGTGCCCCAAGTGCGGCAATGACCGCGCCTACGGCGACCAGTGCGAGAAGTGCGGCTCTACCCTCTCGCCCGACGAGCTGATCGAACCCCACAGCGCTGTGTCGGGGTCGGTGCCCGTGAAACGCGAAACGAAGCACTGGTACCTGCCGCTGGACCGTTATGAGGAGTTCCTCCGCGAATGGATTCTGGAGGGGCACAAGGAGTGGAAAACGAACGTTTACGGGCAATGCAAGAGCTGGCTCGACGGAGGGCTTCAACCGCGTGCCGTCAGCCGCGACCTCGACTGGGGCATTCCGGTTCCCGTGGAGGGCGCCGAGGGCAAGGTGCTCTATGTGTGGTTCGATGCACCGATCGGTTATATATCTGCTACAAAGGACCTTACGCCCGACTGGGAGAAATACTGGAAGTCGGAGGACACCAAGATGGTGCACTTCATCGGCAAGGACAACATCGTCTTCCACTGCATCGTGTTCCCCTCGATGCTGAAAGCTCACGGCAGTTATATTCTGCCCGAGAACGTGCCGGCCAACGAATTCCTGAACCTCGAAGGTGACAAGATTTCGACCTCGCGCAACTGGGCCGTGTGGCTGCACGAATATCTCGAAGAGTTCCCCGGCAAGGAGGACGTGCTGCGTTATGTCCTGTGCGCCAATGCTCCCGAAACCAAGGACAACGACTTTACGTGGAAGGATTTCCAGGCCCGCAACAACAACGAACTGGTGGCTGTGCTGGGCAATTTCGTCAACCGGGCGCTGGTGCTGACGCAGAAATACTACGGCGGCAAGGTCCCGGCCTGCGGCGAGCTGAACGATTACGATCGTCAGACTATTTCCGAAGTGGCCGCCGTGAAGGCTTCGCTGGAGGCCAATATCGAAAATTACCGTTTCCGCGAGGCGCTGAAAGACGCCATGAACATCTCGCGCATCGGCAATAAATACCTCGCCGACACCGAACCGTGGAAGGTGATCAAAAACGATCCGAAACGGGTGGAGACCATTCTCAATATCGCCCTGCAAATTACGGCGAATACGGCCATTGCCATCGAACCTTTCATGCCCTTCTCGGCAGCGAAGATCCTCGGGATGCTCGCCGTGGAGAAATTCGGCTGGGAGCGGCTGGGAGCGATGGACCTGATTCCCGCCGGACACACGATCGGTGAACCTGCCCTGCTGTTCGAAAAGATCGAAGACGACGTGATCCAGCGCCAGTTGGACAAACTCGCTGCGACGAAGGCCGCTAATGAAGCCGCCGAAATGAATCAATCTGTTGAACCTCAAAAAGATACGATTCAATTCGACGATTTTCAGAAAATGGATATTCGCGTTTCGACGATTCTGGAGGCCGAAAAGGTGGCCAAAACCAAAAAATTGCTGAAACTGACGGTCGATACGGGTATCGACAAACGGGTGATCGTATCGGGAATCGCCGAACACTTCACGCCCGAAAAGCTTGTCGGTAAACAGGTCCTCGTATTGGTGAACCTCGCTCCGCGCGAATTGAAGGGCATACTCTCCAACGGTATGATCCTAATGGGCGAAGATGCGTCGGGAAAATTGCGTTTGTTACAGCCCGGAGAACCGACCAACAACGGGGCTGTCGTCGGATAG
- a CDS encoding branched-chain amino acid aminotransferase, with protein sequence METTDWSALGFDYCKTDWNVRYSYTDGKWSPMEVTQDEYIKMHMSASCLHYGIELFEGLKAFRGVDGKVRLFRVADNARRLQSSAERLCLPVPSVEMIVDACVEVVKRNERFIPPYGTGASLYLRPVMFGTTVGLGVKPAKEALLIVYCSPVGAYFKGGIKPIRVAVDREQDRAAPRGTGDVKVGGNYAASLLSGEKGHELGYSNIMYLDAAEHKYIEECGAANFFGIKDGKYITPKSPSVLPSITNMSLRQLARDMGLTVEERHIPVEELATFEECGACGTAAVISPIGFVYDMQTKAEYSYGEEVGKTCLELYTRLQDIQYGRAEDKYSWCTVVL encoded by the coding sequence ATGGAAACAACAGATTGGAGCGCCTTGGGTTTTGATTATTGCAAAACCGATTGGAATGTCCGCTACTCTTACACCGATGGCAAATGGAGCCCGATGGAGGTTACGCAGGACGAGTATATCAAGATGCACATGTCGGCTTCGTGCCTGCACTACGGCATCGAACTCTTCGAAGGTCTGAAAGCCTTCCGGGGCGTTGACGGAAAGGTCCGTCTTTTCCGCGTCGCCGACAATGCGCGGCGTCTCCAATCGTCGGCCGAGCGTCTTTGTCTGCCGGTGCCTTCTGTCGAAATGATCGTCGATGCCTGCGTCGAAGTCGTCAAACGCAACGAGCGTTTCATCCCTCCTTACGGGACGGGTGCTTCGCTCTACCTGCGTCCGGTGATGTTCGGAACGACGGTCGGATTGGGTGTTAAACCTGCCAAAGAAGCCTTGCTGATCGTTTACTGCTCGCCCGTGGGCGCCTATTTCAAGGGCGGTATCAAGCCTATTCGTGTCGCTGTCGATCGTGAACAGGACCGCGCTGCTCCACGTGGAACAGGCGATGTGAAGGTCGGCGGCAACTATGCGGCCAGCCTGCTTTCAGGAGAAAAGGGACATGAACTGGGTTATTCCAATATCATGTATCTCGATGCCGCCGAGCATAAATACATCGAAGAATGCGGTGCTGCGAACTTTTTCGGTATCAAAGACGGTAAATATATTACTCCGAAATCGCCTTCGGTGCTTCCTTCTATTACTAATATGAGTCTTCGTCAGCTTGCCCGCGATATGGGTCTGACTGTCGAAGAACGTCATATTCCGGTCGAAGAACTGGCTACTTTCGAGGAGTGCGGCGCCTGTGGAACAGCGGCGGTTATCTCCCCTATCGGGTTTGTTTACGATATGCAGACCAAAGCCGAGTATAGCTACGGCGAGGAAGTCGGTAAAACTTGCCTGGAACTTTATACCCGTTTGCAGGATATTCAATACGGCCGAGCTGAAGATAAATATAGCTGGTGTACGGTTGTATTATAG
- the nadA gene encoding quinolinate synthase NadA codes for MNVENSAALTRRIEELKREKKAVILAHYYTTPEVQAVADFLGDSLALSVKAQSVDADIILFAGVHFMAETAKVLCPEKKVLIPCPEAGCSLAESCDAAEFAAFKAQHPGHTVVSYVNTTVGVKALTDICCTSSNALKVVESIPADQPVIFAPDRNLGSYIQKLTGRQNMVLWNGACHVHEEFSLEKLLKLKREHPEAKVVAHPECRAYILEAADYVGSTAGILEYCGRSDAQAFIVVTESGILAEMKKRYPEKTFIPAPPDDETCACNNCRYMKMVTLENICACLENEAPEIVLDEEVRRSAERSIRNMIAIK; via the coding sequence ATGAACGTCGAAAACTCCGCCGCACTCACCCGCCGCATCGAGGAACTCAAACGGGAGAAAAAAGCCGTGATCCTGGCCCACTACTACACGACTCCCGAGGTGCAGGCCGTCGCAGACTTCCTGGGCGACTCGCTCGCCCTGTCGGTGAAGGCGCAGTCGGTCGATGCCGACATCATCCTCTTCGCCGGAGTGCACTTCATGGCCGAGACCGCCAAGGTCCTCTGCCCCGAAAAAAAGGTGCTGATACCCTGTCCCGAGGCGGGCTGCTCGCTGGCCGAGTCGTGCGACGCCGCGGAATTCGCGGCTTTCAAGGCGCAGCATCCCGGTCATACGGTGGTCTCCTACGTCAACACCACGGTCGGCGTCAAGGCCCTGACGGACATCTGCTGCACCTCGTCCAACGCCCTGAAAGTCGTGGAGTCGATCCCCGCCGACCAGCCGGTCATCTTCGCTCCGGACCGCAACCTGGGTTCCTATATTCAGAAGCTGACCGGACGGCAGAACATGGTGCTGTGGAACGGCGCCTGCCATGTCCACGAGGAGTTTTCGCTCGAAAAGCTCCTGAAACTCAAACGGGAGCATCCCGAAGCCAAGGTCGTGGCGCATCCCGAATGCCGCGCCTATATCCTCGAAGCGGCCGATTACGTGGGTTCCACGGCGGGTATTCTGGAGTATTGCGGGCGGAGCGACGCGCAGGCGTTCATCGTCGTGACCGAGTCGGGGATTCTGGCCGAGATGAAAAAGCGCTACCCCGAAAAGACCTTCATTCCGGCGCCCCCCGACGACGAGACCTGCGCCTGCAACAACTGCCGCTATATGAAGATGGTGACGCTGGAGAATATCTGTGCGTGTCTTGAAAACGAAGCCCCCGAGATCGTCCTCGACGAGGAGGTGCGCCGCAGCGCCGAACGTTCGATCCGGAACATGATCGCCATCAAATAG
- the sppA gene encoding signal peptide peptidase SppA codes for MNFVKTFLAGLLAVIVGTFLVFFLWIFILLGIAGSMEKSVAVHPESILKIDFSEVLTDAPSSDPLAGIDLMTLQTTRQLSLFKALRAIEAAGADDRIKGIYLRMNGGGGVTGSALLEELREALLEFKQSGKFIVAYNETYSQGQYYLASVADKIYLQPEGGMEWSGLASDVMFYKGLLDKLDLRAEVFRPTACKYKSAVEPFILDKMSAANREQMQALVNSMWGTISGAVCESRGIDSVKMRRITDNLQVTLPEEALEYGFVDSLLYEDQMEDVFAELGVSDDYDFITLGDYASQVGADLKNISADQVAIVYADGQIVDGEGYGKEIYGNTLAAKIAGVRDDEKVKAVVLRVNSPGGSALASDVIWREVELLRAEKPVVVSMGSYAASGGYYISCPADVIVADKLTLTGSIGVFGMILDTREALKNKLGITIDGVQSNASSSFLATQPLTPVQRSMIMRGVDKVYTTFTNDVAEGRNLPIEKVLDIAGGRVWSGADALGIGLIDTYGGLKTAIALAVDKADLGDNYRVTEVTETPTGFAAFIASLNMSVREAFTRSELGLMMKDYNTVREAFRQQGVLMYSPYKVEIR; via the coding sequence ATGAATTTTGTGAAGACTTTTTTGGCCGGACTTCTTGCGGTCATTGTGGGGACGTTCCTGGTGTTTTTCCTCTGGATTTTCATTCTGCTGGGCATCGCCGGGTCGATGGAAAAAAGCGTTGCGGTGCATCCCGAGTCGATCCTGAAAATCGACTTCTCCGAGGTGCTGACCGACGCTCCCTCGTCCGATCCGCTGGCCGGCATCGACCTGATGACACTCCAAACCACGCGGCAGCTGTCGCTGTTCAAGGCGCTCCGGGCCATCGAGGCCGCCGGGGCCGACGACCGCATCAAGGGCATCTACCTGCGCATGAACGGCGGGGGCGGCGTCACGGGTTCGGCCCTGCTGGAGGAGCTTCGTGAAGCGCTCCTCGAATTCAAGCAGAGCGGCAAATTCATCGTCGCCTACAACGAAACCTATTCCCAGGGGCAATATTACCTCGCCTCGGTCGCCGACAAAATCTACTTGCAGCCCGAAGGCGGCATGGAGTGGTCGGGGCTGGCTTCGGACGTGATGTTCTACAAGGGGCTGTTGGACAAGCTCGACCTTCGTGCCGAGGTGTTCCGCCCCACCGCCTGCAAGTACAAGAGCGCCGTGGAGCCGTTCATCCTCGACAAGATGTCCGCCGCGAACCGCGAGCAGATGCAGGCGCTGGTCAATTCGATGTGGGGAACCATTTCGGGCGCCGTCTGCGAATCCCGCGGCATCGACTCCGTGAAGATGCGCCGGATCACCGACAACCTCCAGGTGACGCTTCCCGAGGAGGCGCTCGAATACGGATTCGTTGACAGCCTGCTCTATGAAGACCAGATGGAGGACGTTTTCGCCGAACTCGGGGTCTCCGACGACTATGATTTCATCACGCTGGGCGACTACGCTTCGCAAGTCGGCGCCGATCTGAAAAACATCTCCGCCGACCAGGTGGCCATCGTCTATGCCGACGGCCAGATCGTCGATGGCGAGGGATACGGCAAGGAGATCTACGGCAACACGCTGGCCGCGAAGATCGCCGGCGTGCGCGACGACGAGAAGGTCAAAGCCGTGGTTCTGCGCGTCAACTCCCCCGGCGGCAGCGCGCTGGCTTCGGATGTCATTTGGCGTGAGGTCGAGTTGCTCCGGGCCGAGAAACCCGTCGTCGTGTCGATGGGCTCCTATGCCGCCAGCGGCGGTTATTACATCTCCTGCCCGGCGGATGTGATCGTGGCCGACAAACTGACCCTTACGGGTTCGATCGGGGTCTTCGGCATGATCCTCGACACCCGCGAGGCATTGAAGAACAAACTCGGCATCACCATCGACGGCGTGCAGAGCAACGCCTCGTCGAGCTTCCTCGCCACGCAGCCCCTCACCCCGGTCCAGCGCTCGATGATCATGCGCGGCGTGGACAAGGTCTACACCACCTTCACGAACGACGTGGCCGAAGGCCGCAACCTGCCCATCGAGAAGGTCCTCGACATCGCCGGCGGACGGGTCTGGTCGGGTGCGGATGCGCTTGGCATCGGCCTGATCGACACCTACGGCGGTCTGAAGACGGCCATTGCGCTGGCTGTGGATAAAGCCGATCTGGGCGACAACTACCGTGTGACCGAGGTGACCGAGACTCCGACCGGATTCGCAGCTTTCATCGCGTCGCTCAACATGAGCGTCCGCGAGGCTTTCACCCGTTCGGAACTGGGGCTGATGATGAAGGATTACAACACCGTCCGCGAAGCCTTCCGCCAGCAGGGCGTGCTGATGTACTCGCCCTACAAGGTCGAGATTCGGTAG
- a CDS encoding FG-GAP repeat domain-containing protein, protein MKKTRLILAVLCALTLQSLWAAGPLQHARPIAAGGEEGLAPMSFGLTYSNAPRGFAYISSEQYPDLFVFIASGMPDARGFWRCPYDGTTPEGELVYAAPQRVATPWDKEKNFPSQIRIFQDGKEVYLLRLSTKRLVVTRWDGRAFTTIAESVLKGIPYPIASFDCIRRGKRDIELAILCHDGQSYRPETFKGDRQSYYDGAEIYRGALPGSGLFRMTLDAGNWNQITDVEQVGNNMNLVIGASELACVRSADGSCDGYLFTNKLGSMKFIPYRKKIPTGGLPPLHAMRDNERIRVHTAYSSRVIPYPSGRNDRQDLIIGGEAAMYRYRFLGFTPEGAPIYSDPAPVLQRNAPLYGGSLTVPNVVDWDGDGALDIVAGNSEGRLLFFKNRGTNTEPDFARSEEVCAGGSPILLRPGYHVVQGPFEASWGYLCPTVCDWNGDGLPDVVVSGSRAKFEVMLNRGTREKPELDAPVALSVDNLELYGTWRVRPAIARIGGSNRIVIMDKDNALHMYRQIDDFNVEDMGKLRLTDGSQITGHNNAMESLGQMGRGKLRFVDWDGDGKLDLLIGSVKRSSYPSPERGLPYSRFKKKEIGLQVMLLINAGTNEKMVFKEPVQLQIDGKDFYLGAHSNAPEPCMLGDTSKGPNLVVGCESGKYFFFEHDRITTVGIDD, encoded by the coding sequence ATGAAAAAGACACGTCTTATCCTCGCGGTCCTCTGCGCCCTCACGCTGCAAAGCCTTTGGGCGGCAGGGCCGCTGCAACACGCACGACCCATCGCGGCCGGCGGTGAAGAGGGGCTCGCCCCGATGTCGTTCGGACTGACATACAGCAACGCCCCGCGCGGCTTCGCCTACATCTCCTCGGAGCAATATCCCGATCTTTTCGTCTTCATAGCGAGCGGAATGCCCGACGCCCGGGGATTCTGGCGCTGTCCCTATGACGGGACCACGCCGGAGGGCGAACTCGTATACGCCGCACCGCAACGCGTGGCGACCCCCTGGGACAAGGAGAAAAACTTTCCTTCGCAGATCCGCATCTTCCAGGACGGCAAGGAGGTCTACCTGCTGCGCCTCTCCACGAAACGCCTCGTCGTCACCCGCTGGGACGGCCGGGCTTTCACGACGATCGCCGAAAGCGTGCTGAAAGGCATTCCCTATCCGATAGCGTCGTTCGACTGCATCCGCCGCGGCAAACGCGACATCGAACTGGCGATCCTCTGCCACGACGGACAGTCCTACCGTCCCGAAACGTTCAAGGGCGACCGTCAGTCCTACTACGACGGCGCCGAGATCTACCGCGGAGCGCTGCCCGGATCGGGACTCTTCCGCATGACGCTGGACGCCGGCAACTGGAACCAGATCACCGATGTCGAACAGGTGGGAAACAACATGAACCTCGTCATCGGGGCCAGCGAACTGGCCTGCGTGCGCTCGGCGGACGGCAGCTGCGACGGCTACCTCTTCACCAACAAACTCGGAAGCATGAAGTTCATTCCCTACCGGAAAAAGATTCCGACCGGGGGATTGCCGCCGCTCCACGCCATGCGCGACAACGAACGCATCCGTGTGCATACGGCTTACAGTTCGCGCGTCATTCCCTATCCCTCGGGCCGGAACGACCGGCAGGACCTGATCATCGGCGGCGAAGCGGCGATGTACCGCTACCGCTTCCTGGGCTTCACACCCGAAGGAGCCCCGATCTACTCCGACCCGGCGCCGGTGCTGCAACGCAACGCCCCGCTCTACGGAGGCTCGCTGACGGTGCCCAACGTCGTGGACTGGGACGGCGACGGCGCACTGGACATCGTGGCCGGCAATTCGGAAGGACGGCTGCTCTTCTTCAAGAACCGCGGCACGAACACCGAACCCGATTTCGCCCGTTCGGAGGAGGTCTGCGCCGGAGGCAGCCCGATCCTGCTGCGCCCGGGGTATCATGTCGTGCAGGGTCCTTTCGAGGCTTCGTGGGGCTATCTCTGCCCGACGGTCTGCGACTGGAACGGTGACGGACTGCCCGATGTCGTGGTCTCGGGTTCACGGGCCAAATTCGAGGTGATGCTCAACCGCGGCACCCGCGAGAAACCCGAACTCGACGCTCCCGTGGCCCTGAGCGTGGACAATCTCGAACTCTACGGCACCTGGCGCGTCCGCCCGGCCATCGCCCGGATCGGCGGCAGCAACCGCATCGTCATCATGGACAAGGACAACGCCCTGCACATGTACCGCCAGATCGACGATTTCAACGTCGAGGACATGGGCAAACTCCGCCTGACGGACGGTTCGCAGATCACCGGCCACAACAATGCGATGGAGTCGCTCGGACAGATGGGCCGCGGCAAACTGCGCTTCGTGGACTGGGACGGAGACGGAAAACTCGACCTGCTGATCGGTTCGGTCAAACGGTCGTCGTATCCTTCGCCCGAACGGGGACTTCCTTACAGCCGTTTCAAAAAGAAGGAAATAGGTTTGCAGGTAATGCTGCTGATCAACGCCGGGACCAATGAAAAGATGGTCTTCAAGGAACCCGTCCAGTTGCAGATCGACGGCAAGGATTTCTACCTCGGCGCCCATTCGAACGCCCCCGAACCCTGTATGCTGGGCGACACGTCGAAGGGTCCGAATCTGGTGGTCGGATGCGAAAGCGGCAAATATTTCTTCTTCGAACACGACCGGATCACGACCGTCGGCATCGACGACTGA
- a CDS encoding S46 family peptidase: MKKLFLLFAAACVTFSAAADEGMWMLPYLQKMNAKDMKARGCKLSAEEIYSMNNSSLKDAIVIFGGGCTGEIVSPDGLLFTNHHCGYGSIQALSSVEHDYLKNGFWAMSRAEEIPAPGLKVRFIRKIVDVTSDVLGAVPDIAGGEERSRLVAEHAEAVKSRFEAENPGMEISVKPFFGGNQFFAFVIEVFSDVRLVGTPPTSIGKFGGDTDNWMWPRHTGDFSIFRVYAGPDNKPADYAPENRPYKAEKFLKVSLNGYDEADFAMIMGFPGSTQRYMTSYEIDRMLEVENPQRIFIRGERQTILKEDMAASDKVRIQYASKYAQSSNYWKNSIGMSRGIKRLDVKGRKQEQEAAFRAWAAKNTLPTEGYVDALDKIRESVEETLPSYASLQYLQEAFLRAVEILTPARYSGSLKGAELEKALKGFYKDYNMPTDRRVAKRMFRIVKENCKELPSVFAEVIDKRFGGDTDAYVDYLYDNSVFADEQRALAAVASGKELKEDPAAVLSESIVGKMRELSKAQKEGRQKYADGHRLYIAGLMRMQPKKAWASDANFTIRLTYGRILPYNPADGIRYNYYTTLKGVMEKENPENPTEFTVPAKLKELYAAKDFGRYANAKGELPTCFLADCDITGGNSGSPVLNAKGSLIGLAFDGNWEAMSGDVAFEPELQRTIAVDVRYVLFVIDKFAGAGWLLDELQFE, translated from the coding sequence ATGAAGAAACTCTTTTTACTCTTTGCTGCTGCGTGCGTCACCTTTTCAGCCGCGGCGGACGAGGGCATGTGGATGCTGCCCTACCTCCAGAAGATGAATGCCAAGGACATGAAGGCCCGCGGCTGCAAACTCTCGGCCGAGGAGATTTACAGCATGAACAACTCCTCGCTGAAGGATGCCATCGTCATCTTCGGAGGCGGCTGCACGGGCGAGATCGTGTCGCCCGACGGACTGCTCTTTACCAATCACCACTGCGGCTACGGGTCGATCCAGGCCCTGTCGTCGGTGGAGCATGACTATCTGAAGAACGGCTTCTGGGCCATGTCGCGCGCCGAGGAGATTCCCGCTCCGGGGCTCAAAGTGCGCTTTATCCGCAAGATCGTCGATGTAACGTCCGACGTACTGGGCGCCGTGCCCGACATCGCCGGCGGCGAGGAGCGTTCGCGCCTGGTCGCAGAACATGCGGAGGCCGTGAAGAGCCGCTTCGAGGCGGAGAACCCAGGCATGGAGATTTCGGTGAAACCCTTTTTCGGAGGCAATCAGTTCTTCGCCTTCGTGATCGAGGTCTTTTCGGACGTGCGGCTGGTCGGCACGCCCCCGACGTCGATCGGCAAGTTCGGCGGTGACACCGACAACTGGATGTGGCCGCGTCATACGGGCGATTTCTCGATCTTCCGGGTCTATGCCGGACCCGACAACAAGCCGGCCGACTATGCGCCCGAAAACCGCCCTTACAAGGCTGAAAAATTCCTGAAAGTCTCGCTGAACGGCTACGACGAAGCCGACTTCGCGATGATCATGGGTTTTCCGGGATCGACGCAGCGTTACATGACCTCCTACGAGATCGACCGGATGCTGGAGGTGGAGAATCCCCAGCGCATCTTCATCCGCGGCGAGCGGCAGACGATCCTCAAGGAGGATATGGCCGCCAGCGACAAGGTCCGCATCCAGTATGCCTCGAAATACGCCCAGTCGTCGAACTACTGGAAGAATTCGATCGGCATGTCGCGCGGCATCAAACGGCTGGATGTAAAGGGCCGCAAACAGGAGCAGGAGGCCGCTTTCCGGGCGTGGGCCGCCAAGAACACGCTGCCGACCGAGGGCTATGTGGATGCGCTGGACAAGATCCGCGAGTCGGTGGAGGAGACGCTTCCCTCGTATGCGTCGTTGCAGTATTTGCAGGAGGCATTCCTTCGGGCCGTGGAGATTCTTACCCCGGCGCGCTATTCGGGTTCGCTGAAAGGCGCTGAGCTGGAGAAGGCCCTGAAAGGTTTCTATAAGGACTATAACATGCCCACGGACCGCCGTGTCGCCAAGCGGATGTTCCGGATCGTCAAGGAGAACTGCAAAGAGCTGCCTTCGGTCTTCGCCGAGGTGATCGACAAGCGTTTCGGCGGCGATACGGATGCCTATGTGGATTATCTCTACGACAATTCGGTCTTCGCCGACGAACAGCGGGCGCTGGCAGCCGTCGCTTCGGGCAAGGAGCTCAAGGAGGACCCGGCGGCGGTGCTGAGCGAGTCGATCGTCGGGAAGATGCGCGAACTGAGCAAGGCCCAGAAGGAGGGGCGTCAGAAATACGCCGACGGCCACCGTCTTTACATCGCGGGTCTGATGCGCATGCAGCCCAAGAAAGCGTGGGCTTCTGATGCCAATTTCACGATCCGTCTGACCTATGGACGCATACTGCCCTACAACCCCGCGGACGGCATCCGTTACAACTATTATACGACGCTCAAAGGCGTGATGGAGAAGGAGAATCCCGAAAATCCGACGGAATTCACCGTGCCTGCGAAGCTCAAGGAACTCTATGCCGCCAAAGATTTCGGCCGTTACGCCAATGCCAAGGGGGAGCTTCCGACCTGCTTCCTGGCCGACTGCGACATCACGGGCGGTAACTCGGGATCGCCGGTGCTCAACGCCAAGGGATCGCTCATCGGACTGGCTTTCGACGGCAACTGGGAAGCGATGTCGGGCGATGTGGCCTTCGAACCCGAATTGCAGCGCACGATCGCCGTGGATGTGCGTTACGTGCTCTTCGTGATCGACAAGTTCGCCGGTGCGGGCTGGCTGCTCGACGAGTTGCAGTTCGAATAG